Proteins encoded by one window of Streptomyces clavuligerus:
- a CDS encoding ThiF family adenylyltransferase yields MHPMLKPALRRAWRERQSVQFGVTGALAVTLGPVDTATGTLLDLLDGTRGLPLLRAEARSLGLPDGHLDALLGRLTAAGLLDDVRAGGPEAEALRHRAPVLDRLRPDLAALSVVHPEPGGGLRRLAARQATHVQIRGAGRVGASVAALLSASGVGRVEVLDGGHTEPWDVAPGGLPAAAVGERRDAAARRLVRHTAAIPARRAPRPGSAPQGDGTAEGGPGHAAGLSLVVLCPRDGLAAHAPDPAAARDWIATGTPHLYAGVIESTGLVGPLVLPGGTACAGCLELGRADRDPGWPRLVAQWRSGGRRAPVPACDLSLASAVAGTAAAHALSFLDGELPACVGARWETSMPLLEWRPRPVAPHDDCDCGAGGKSEGQDTPGIARSHETMAG; encoded by the coding sequence ATGCATCCCATGCTGAAGCCCGCGCTGCGGCGGGCCTGGCGGGAGCGGCAGAGTGTGCAGTTCGGTGTGACGGGCGCGCTGGCGGTGACGCTCGGACCGGTGGACACGGCGACGGGCACGCTGCTGGATCTGCTCGACGGGACCCGCGGGCTGCCACTGCTGCGGGCGGAGGCCCGGTCGCTGGGGCTGCCGGACGGACATCTGGACGCCCTGCTGGGCCGGCTCACGGCGGCGGGCCTGCTGGACGACGTCAGGGCGGGCGGACCGGAGGCCGAGGCCCTGCGCCATCGGGCGCCGGTCCTCGACCGGCTGCGGCCCGACCTGGCTGCGCTCTCCGTGGTCCATCCGGAACCCGGCGGTGGATTACGGCGGCTGGCCGCACGGCAGGCGACGCATGTGCAGATCAGAGGCGCGGGCAGGGTGGGTGCCTCGGTGGCGGCCCTGCTGTCGGCCTCCGGAGTGGGCCGGGTGGAGGTGCTGGACGGCGGACACACCGAGCCCTGGGACGTGGCGCCCGGCGGGCTTCCGGCGGCGGCCGTCGGGGAGCGGCGGGACGCGGCGGCCCGCCGTCTGGTGCGCCATACGGCGGCGATACCGGCCCGGCGCGCTCCCCGGCCGGGGAGCGCGCCGCAGGGCGACGGGACGGCGGAGGGCGGCCCGGGGCACGCGGCGGGGCTCTCCCTGGTCGTGCTCTGCCCGCGCGACGGTCTCGCCGCCCACGCCCCCGACCCGGCGGCGGCCAGGGACTGGATCGCCACGGGGACACCCCATCTCTATGCCGGGGTGATCGAGTCGACCGGCCTGGTCGGGCCCCTGGTACTGCCCGGCGGCACCGCGTGCGCGGGCTGTCTGGAGCTGGGCCGGGCCGATCGCGACCCGGGGTGGCCGAGGCTGGTGGCGCAGTGGCGCTCGGGCGGACGCCGGGCACCGGTACCCGCGTGTGATCTCTCCCTGGCATCGGCGGTCGCGGGAACGGCGGCGGCGCACGCGCTGTCCTTCCTGGACGGGGAGTTGCCCGCCTGCGTCGGCGCGCGCTGGGAGACCTCGATGCCTCTGCTGGAGTGGCGGCCGCGGCCCGTGGCCCCGCACGACGACTGCGACTGCGGCGCGGGAGGGAAAAGTGAGGGGCAGGACACCCCCGGTATCGCACGTTCACACGAGACAATGGCCGGGTAA
- a CDS encoding mycoredoxin, whose protein sequence is MSGTVTMYSTTWCGYCRRLKSQMDREGIAYTEINIEQDPESAAFVEKANGGNQTVPTVLFPDGSTLTNPSLAQVKEKVGV, encoded by the coding sequence ATGTCGGGCACTGTGACGATGTACAGCACCACCTGGTGCGGATACTGCCGTCGGCTGAAGAGCCAGATGGACCGCGAGGGCATCGCGTACACCGAGATCAACATCGAGCAGGACCCGGAGTCCGCCGCGTTCGTGGAGAAGGCCAACGGGGGCAACCAGACGGTGCCGACCGTGCTCTTCCCGGACGGCTCGACGCTGACGAACCCCTCGCTCGCGCAGGTCAAGGAGAAGGTCGGCGTCTGA
- the nudC gene encoding NAD(+) diphosphatase: MSTNGHVTADRATGLTAEPVSLTAPSGIDREAHHRLDEAWLAAAWSHPTTRVFVVCGGQALIDDTADGRTELVMTPAFEAPVTETHRYFLGTDEDGVRYFALQKDTLPGRMDQSARPAGLREAGQLLSARDAGLLVHAVALENWQRLHRFCSRCGERTVIAAAGHVRRCQACGAEHYPRTDPAVIMLVTDEEDRALLGRQVHWPEGRFSTLAGFVEPGESIEQSVRREVLEEAGVEVGEVAYVASQPWPFPSSLMLGFTARATSSAITVDGEELHEARWFSREELRAAFASGEVLPPFGISIAARLIERWYGEPLPSPAPRV; this comes from the coding sequence GTGAGCACCAACGGCCATGTCACCGCGGACCGTGCCACCGGCCTCACCGCAGAGCCCGTCAGCCTGACCGCGCCGAGCGGGATCGACCGCGAGGCGCACCACCGGCTGGACGAGGCCTGGCTGGCGGCGGCGTGGAGCCACCCCACCACCCGGGTCTTCGTGGTCTGCGGCGGTCAGGCGCTGATCGACGACACCGCCGACGGGCGCACCGAACTGGTGATGACCCCGGCGTTCGAGGCCCCCGTCACCGAGACCCACCGCTACTTCCTGGGCACCGACGAGGACGGGGTGCGCTACTTCGCGCTCCAGAAGGACACCCTGCCGGGCCGGATGGACCAGTCCGCGCGCCCGGCGGGGCTGCGGGAGGCCGGGCAACTGCTCTCCGCGCGGGACGCGGGGCTGCTGGTGCACGCGGTGGCGCTGGAGAACTGGCAGCGGTTGCACCGCTTCTGCTCGCGCTGCGGCGAGCGCACCGTCATCGCGGCGGCGGGCCATGTCCGCCGCTGCCAGGCGTGCGGCGCCGAGCACTACCCGCGGACCGACCCGGCCGTGATCATGCTGGTCACCGATGAGGAGGACCGGGCGCTGCTGGGCCGGCAGGTGCACTGGCCCGAGGGGCGCTTCTCCACCCTCGCGGGGTTCGTGGAACCGGGCGAGTCGATCGAGCAGTCGGTGCGCCGGGAGGTCCTGGAGGAGGCGGGCGTCGAGGTCGGCGAGGTCGCGTACGTGGCCAGCCAGCCCTGGCCCTTCCCCTCCAGCCTGATGCTCGGCTTCACCGCGCGGGCGACCTCGTCCGCGATCACGGTGGACGGGGAGGAACTGCACGAGGCCCGCTGGTTCTCCCGGGAGGAACTGCGGGCGGCCTTCGCGTCCGGCGAGGTGCTGCCGCCGTTCGGCATCTCCATCGCGGCCCGCCTGATCGAACGCTGGTACGGCGAACCCCTCCCGTCCCCCGCTCCCCGGGTCTGA
- a CDS encoding WhiB family transcriptional regulator, which translates to MQLEAHAPSVPPSETITPPASTEDSPLTALTALTALDDAIENLGVPVPCRSYDPEVFFAESPADVEYAKSLCRTCPLMEACLAGAKERREPWGVWGGELFVQGVVVARKRPRGRPRKNPVAA; encoded by the coding sequence GTGCAACTCGAAGCGCACGCCCCGTCCGTACCGCCTTCCGAGACCATCACCCCGCCCGCTTCCACGGAGGACTCCCCCTTGACCGCGCTCACCGCGCTCACCGCTCTCGACGACGCCATCGAGAACCTCGGCGTGCCCGTCCCCTGCCGCTCCTACGACCCGGAGGTCTTCTTCGCCGAGTCCCCGGCGGACGTGGAGTACGCCAAGTCCCTCTGCCGCACCTGCCCGCTGATGGAGGCATGCCTCGCGGGTGCCAAGGAGCGGCGTGAGCCGTGGGGTGTCTGGGGCGGCGAGCTGTTCGTCCAGGGCGTGGTCGTCGCCCGGAAGCGTCCGCGTGGCCGTCCGCGCAAGAACCCGGTAGCGGCATGA
- a CDS encoding ABC1 kinase family protein gives MSDLPRKAVTRTAKLAALPLGFAGRATWGLGKRIGGKSAEIVARELQQRTAEQLFKVLGELKGGAMKFGQALSVFESALPEDIAGPYRAALTKLQDAAPPMPTRTVHTVLEERLGEEWRELFLTFEDKPSAAASIGQVHRAVWHDGREVAVKVQYPGAGEALLADLTQLSRFAKLLGPLIPGMDIKPLITELRDRVSEELDYALEAESQREHAAEFADDPDVLVPDVVFQSDQVLVTEWIDGIPLAEVISEGTQEQRDRAGQLLARFLFSGPARTGLLHADPHPGNFRLLPLDGGAGWRLGVLDFGTVDRLPGGLPLPIGECLRMTLEGHADTVYELLCEEGFVKQEIELDPDAVLEYLLPIIEPAEVEAFTFSRGWMRSQATRIADIRSPAHQLGKQLNLPPSYLLIHRVTLSTIGVLCQLNATVRLRDELETWVPGFVAEHPLAEEDVPDPDGGPDAAPEGKDPVDGTAPAQV, from the coding sequence ATGTCTGATCTTCCCCGGAAGGCGGTCACCCGGACCGCCAAGTTGGCCGCTCTGCCACTGGGCTTCGCCGGCCGGGCCACCTGGGGGCTCGGCAAGCGGATCGGCGGCAAGTCCGCCGAGATCGTCGCCCGTGAACTGCAACAGCGCACCGCCGAGCAGCTCTTCAAGGTCTTGGGGGAGTTGAAGGGGGGTGCGATGAAGTTCGGGCAGGCGCTGTCCGTCTTCGAGTCCGCGCTCCCCGAGGACATCGCCGGGCCCTATCGCGCCGCGCTCACCAAGCTCCAGGACGCGGCTCCGCCGATGCCGACACGCACGGTCCACACGGTGCTGGAGGAGCGGCTGGGCGAGGAGTGGCGGGAGCTGTTCCTCACCTTCGAGGACAAGCCCTCCGCCGCCGCCTCCATCGGCCAGGTGCACCGCGCGGTCTGGCACGACGGCCGTGAGGTCGCGGTGAAGGTGCAGTACCCGGGCGCGGGTGAGGCGCTGCTCGCGGATCTGACGCAGCTCAGCCGGTTCGCCAAGCTGCTGGGTCCGCTCATTCCGGGGATGGACATCAAGCCGCTGATCACCGAGTTGCGGGACCGGGTGTCGGAGGAGCTGGACTACGCCCTGGAGGCGGAGTCGCAGCGGGAGCACGCGGCGGAGTTCGCGGACGATCCGGATGTGCTGGTGCCGGATGTGGTCTTCCAGTCGGACCAGGTGCTGGTGACCGAGTGGATCGACGGCATCCCCCTGGCGGAGGTCATCTCCGAGGGCACCCAGGAGCAGCGGGACCGGGCCGGGCAGCTCCTGGCGCGCTTTCTCTTCTCCGGCCCGGCGCGCACCGGGCTGCTCCACGCCGACCCGCACCCGGGGAACTTCCGGCTGCTGCCGCTGGACGGGGGCGCGGGCTGGCGGCTGGGCGTGCTGGACTTCGGCACGGTGGACCGGCTGCCCGGCGGGCTGCCGCTGCCGATCGGGGAGTGTCTGCGGATGACTCTGGAGGGTCACGCCGACACGGTCTATGAACTGCTGTGCGAAGAGGGCTTCGTGAAGCAGGAGATCGAGCTGGACCCGGACGCCGTGCTGGAGTATCTGCTGCCGATCATCGAGCCCGCGGAGGTGGAGGCGTTCACCTTCTCCCGGGGCTGGATGCGCTCCCAGGCCACCCGGATCGCGGACATCCGCTCCCCCGCGCACCAATTGGGCAAGCAGCTCAATCTGCCGCCGTCGTATCTGCTGATACACCGGGTGACGCTGAGCACGATCGGGGTGCTGTGCCAGCTGAACGCGACGGTACGGCTGCGGGACGAGCTGGAGACATGGGTGCCGGGCTTTGTGGCGGAGCACCCGCTCGCCGAGGAGGACGTCCCGGACCCGGACGGCGGCCCGGACGCCGCGCCCGAGGGGAAGGACCCGGTGGACGGCACCGCACCGGCGCAGGTCTGA
- a CDS encoding dipeptidase codes for MSDTPDSAVRQYIEQHRAAFLDDLADWLRIPSVSAQPEHDADVRRSADWLAAKLTETGFPVAEVWPTPGAPAVFAEWPAEDPDAPVVLVYGHHDVQPAARADGWHTDPFEPETVGGRLYARGAADDKGQVFFHTLGVRAHLAATGRSAPAVHLKLLVEGEEESGSPHFRALVEANAERLRADAVIVSDTGMWSETTPTVCTGMRGLADCEIELSGPGQDIHSGSFGGAVPNPATVAARLVAALHDEDERVTVPGFYDGVSPLGDEERALFAELPFDEKEWLATAQSHGTLGERGFSTLERIWARPTAEVNGIGGGYQGPGGKTIIPSSASLKLSFRLVAGQDPGAIEAALSQWVAQRVPDGIRYSLTFGAATRPCLTPLDHPALRSVVRSMSRAFDGRKILFTREGGSGPAADLQDVLGAPVLFLGISVPSDGWHAPNEKVELDLLFKGVETAAYLWDDLAASLR; via the coding sequence ATGAGCGACACCCCGGACAGCGCCGTCCGCCAGTACATCGAGCAGCACCGCGCCGCCTTCCTCGACGACCTCGCGGACTGGCTGCGCATTCCCTCCGTCTCGGCCCAGCCCGAGCATGACGCGGATGTACGGCGCAGCGCCGACTGGCTCGCGGCCAAGCTCACGGAGACCGGCTTCCCGGTCGCCGAGGTGTGGCCCACCCCCGGCGCGCCCGCCGTCTTCGCCGAGTGGCCCGCCGAGGACCCGGACGCCCCCGTCGTCCTGGTCTACGGCCACCACGACGTGCAGCCCGCCGCGCGCGCCGACGGCTGGCACACGGACCCGTTCGAGCCGGAGACCGTCGGCGGCAGGCTCTACGCCCGGGGCGCGGCCGACGACAAGGGCCAGGTGTTCTTCCACACCCTGGGTGTCCGGGCGCATCTCGCCGCCACCGGCCGGAGCGCTCCCGCCGTCCATCTCAAGCTGCTGGTCGAGGGCGAGGAGGAGTCCGGCTCGCCGCACTTCCGCGCGCTGGTCGAGGCCAACGCCGAGCGGCTGCGGGCCGACGCCGTGATCGTCTCCGACACCGGGATGTGGTCCGAGACCACGCCCACCGTCTGCACCGGCATGCGCGGCCTCGCCGACTGCGAGATCGAGCTGTCCGGGCCCGGCCAGGACATCCACTCCGGCTCGTTCGGCGGCGCGGTCCCCAACCCGGCCACCGTCGCCGCCCGGCTGGTCGCCGCGCTCCACGACGAGGACGAGCGGGTCACCGTCCCCGGCTTCTACGACGGCGTCTCCCCGCTCGGCGACGAGGAGCGCGCCCTCTTCGCGGAGCTGCCGTTCGACGAGAAGGAGTGGCTCGCCACCGCCCAGTCCCACGGGACCCTCGGCGAGCGCGGCTTCTCCACGCTGGAGCGGATCTGGGCCCGCCCCACGGCCGAGGTGAACGGCATCGGCGGCGGCTACCAGGGCCCCGGCGGAAAGACGATCATCCCCTCGTCGGCCTCCCTGAAGCTGTCGTTCCGGCTGGTCGCGGGCCAGGACCCGGGGGCGATCGAGGCCGCGCTCAGCCAGTGGGTCGCCCAGCGCGTCCCCGACGGCATCCGCTACAGCCTCACCTTCGGCGCGGCCACCCGCCCCTGTCTCACCCCGCTGGACCACCCCGCGCTGCGCTCCGTCGTCCGCTCCATGAGCCGGGCCTTCGACGGGCGGAAGATCCTCTTCACCCGTGAGGGGGGCTCGGGCCCCGCCGCCGACCTCCAGGACGTGCTGGGCGCGCCCGTGCTGTTCCTCGGCATCTCCGTCCCCTCCGACGGCTGGCACGCGCCGAACGAGAAGGTCGAGCTGGACCTGCTGTTCAAGGGAGTGGAGACGGCCGCCTACCTCTGGGACGACCTTGCCGCGTCCCTGCGCTGA
- a CDS encoding M48 metallopeptidase family protein → MSVEPSPSVAEETPPRPPRRSGTSAVEVRRSPRRRRTVSAYREGDRTIVLIPARMSEAEEQRWVGVMLDKLAAQESRRTLGDRELAARANRLSAQYLGGRARPASVRWVTNQNTRWGSCTPAEGSIRLSHRLQGMPEYVIDYVLVHELAHLLVPGHGPRFWQLMEAYPRTERARGYLEGVVAATRLPHPSPEAGE, encoded by the coding sequence GTGTCCGTCGAGCCTTCCCCCAGCGTCGCGGAGGAGACCCCGCCCCGGCCGCCCCGCCGATCGGGGACGAGTGCGGTCGAGGTCCGCAGAAGCCCGCGCCGCCGCCGAACCGTATCCGCCTACCGCGAGGGCGACAGAACGATCGTCCTGATCCCCGCCCGGATGTCCGAGGCCGAGGAGCAGCGCTGGGTGGGCGTGATGCTCGACAAACTCGCCGCCCAGGAGAGCAGACGCACCCTCGGCGACCGGGAGCTGGCGGCACGGGCGAACCGGCTCTCGGCGCAGTATCTCGGCGGCAGGGCCCGCCCGGCCTCCGTGCGCTGGGTGACGAACCAGAACACCCGCTGGGGCTCCTGCACCCCCGCCGAGGGCAGCATCCGCCTCTCGCACCGGCTCCAGGGGATGCCCGAGTACGTGATCGACTATGTGCTCGTCCATGAGCTGGCACACCTTCTGGTCCCCGGTCACGGCCCCCGTTTCTGGCAGCTCATGGAGGCGTACCCCCGTACCGAGCGGGCCCGGGGGTATCTGGAGGGCGTGGTGGCCGCGACCCGGCTGCCGCATCCGTCACCGGAGGCGGGGGAGTGA
- a CDS encoding ATP-dependent DNA helicase UvrD2, whose translation MTAATHSSLFPQVPESADAVLDGLDPEQRAVATTLHGPVCVLAGAGTGKTRAITHRIAYGVRAGILQPASVLAVTFTNRAAGEMRGRLRQLGAGGVQARTFHSAALRQLQYFWPRAVGGEVPRLLERKIQLVAESAARCRFRLDRNELRDATSEIEWAKVTQTVPADYPAAVAKSLRDAPRDPAEISQIYAMYEQLKRDRAVIDFEDVLLLTVGILQDRPDIADQIRRQYQHFVVDEYQDVSPLQQRLLELWLGDRDSLCVVGDASQTIYSFTGATPDHLLSFRTRHPSATVVKLVRDYRSTPQVVHLANGLLSQARGRAAEHRLELVSQRESGPEPSYEEYPDEPAEAEGTARRIRELIDTGVPAGEIAVLYRVNAQSEVYEQALADAGVPYQLRGAERFFERQEVREAGVALRGAARAGGNDSLLDSADDLPGQVRAVLSTQGWSTEPPAGSGAVRDRWESLAALVRLAEDFARARSGATLADLVAELDERAAAQHAPTVQGVTLASMHAAKGLEWDAVFVVGLTEGMMPITYAKTDEQIEEERRLLYVGVTRARFHLSLSWALSRSPGGRASRRPTRFLNGLRPGSAAAGPRGTAGAGGAERGSRRKRRGPALCRVCGKTLTDAGEMKLMRCEDCPSDMDEGLYERLREWRSAQARGLGQPAYCVFTDKTLIAIAEAVPADEAELSRISGVGGRKLERFGADVLTLCAGQELEDEAGDPSAED comes from the coding sequence GTGACAGCAGCAACGCACTCCTCCCTTTTCCCTCAGGTTCCCGAGTCGGCGGACGCGGTGCTCGACGGCCTCGACCCGGAGCAGCGCGCGGTGGCGACGACCCTGCACGGACCGGTGTGTGTCCTGGCGGGCGCCGGTACGGGCAAGACGCGGGCGATCACCCATCGCATCGCCTACGGGGTCCGCGCGGGGATACTCCAGCCCGCGAGTGTGCTGGCCGTCACCTTCACCAACCGGGCGGCGGGGGAGATGCGGGGGCGGCTGCGGCAGCTCGGTGCCGGAGGGGTGCAGGCGCGCACCTTCCACTCCGCGGCCCTGCGCCAGCTCCAGTACTTCTGGCCGCGGGCGGTCGGCGGCGAGGTGCCCCGGCTTCTCGAACGCAAGATCCAGTTGGTCGCCGAGTCGGCGGCGCGCTGCCGCTTCCGGCTCGACCGCAATGAGCTGCGCGATGCGACCAGCGAGATCGAATGGGCGAAGGTCACCCAGACCGTCCCGGCCGACTACCCGGCGGCGGTGGCCAAGTCCCTGCGGGACGCCCCCCGGGATCCCGCCGAGATCAGCCAAATCTACGCCATGTACGAGCAGCTCAAGCGCGATCGCGCGGTGATTGACTTCGAGGATGTGCTGCTGCTGACCGTGGGCATCCTCCAGGACCGCCCCGACATCGCCGACCAGATCCGCCGCCAGTACCAGCACTTCGTGGTGGACGAGTACCAGGACGTCAGCCCCCTCCAGCAGCGGCTGCTGGAGCTGTGGCTCGGCGACCGGGACAGCCTCTGCGTCGTCGGCGACGCCAGCCAGACGATCTACTCCTTCACTGGGGCCACCCCGGACCATCTGCTGAGCTTCCGCACCCGCCATCCCTCGGCCACCGTGGTCAAGCTGGTGCGGGACTACCGTTCGACCCCGCAGGTCGTCCATCTCGCCAACGGGCTGCTGAGCCAGGCCAGGGGCCGCGCCGCCGAGCACCGGCTGGAGCTGGTCTCGCAGCGCGAGTCCGGCCCCGAGCCCTCCTACGAGGAGTACCCGGACGAGCCCGCGGAGGCGGAGGGCACCGCCCGCCGTATCCGTGAGCTGATCGACACCGGTGTGCCCGCCGGTGAGATCGCCGTGCTCTACCGCGTCAACGCCCAGTCGGAGGTCTACGAGCAGGCGCTGGCCGACGCCGGGGTCCCGTACCAGCTGCGGGGCGCCGAGCGGTTCTTCGAGCGGCAGGAGGTCCGGGAGGCGGGTGTGGCCCTGCGCGGCGCGGCCCGCGCCGGGGGGAACGACTCCCTGCTCGACTCCGCCGACGATCTGCCCGGCCAGGTCCGCGCGGTCCTGTCGACGCAGGGCTGGAGCACCGAGCCGCCCGCGGGCTCCGGGGCCGTGCGGGACCGCTGGGAGTCGCTGGCCGCGCTGGTGCGGCTGGCGGAGGACTTCGCCCGTGCCCGGTCCGGTGCCACGCTCGCCGATCTGGTGGCCGAGCTGGACGAGCGGGCCGCGGCCCAGCACGCCCCCACCGTCCAGGGCGTCACCCTCGCCTCGATGCACGCGGCCAAGGGCCTGGAGTGGGACGCGGTCTTCGTGGTCGGGCTCACCGAGGGCATGATGCCGATCACCTATGCCAAGACGGACGAGCAGATCGAGGAGGAGCGGCGGCTGCTCTACGTCGGCGTCACCCGGGCCCGGTTCCATCTCTCGCTGTCCTGGGCGCTGTCCCGCTCCCCGGGCGGCCGTGCCTCCCGCCGTCCGACCCGCTTCCTCAACGGACTGCGGCCCGGCTCCGCCGCCGCCGGTCCCCGGGGCACGGCGGGCGCGGGCGGGGCGGAGCGCGGCAGCCGGCGCAAGCGCCGCGGCCCGGCGCTCTGCCGGGTCTGCGGCAAGACCCTCACCGACGCCGGTGAGATGAAGCTGATGCGCTGCGAGGACTGCCCGTCGGACATGGACGAGGGCCTGTACGAGCGGCTGCGGGAATGGCGTTCCGCGCAGGCGCGCGGGCTCGGCCAGCCGGCCTATTGCGTGTTCACCGACAAGACCTTGATCGCGATCGCCGAGGCCGTCCCCGCCGACGAGGCGGAGCTGTCGCGGATCTCCGGGGTCGGGGGGCGCAAGCTGGAGCGGTTCGGCGCCGATGTCCTCACCCTCTGCGCAGGTCAGGAGCTGGAGGACGAGGCAGGTGACCCCTCCGCCGAGGACTGA